The sequence below is a genomic window from Humulus lupulus chromosome 3, drHumLupu1.1, whole genome shotgun sequence.
GATttttcctcctttggtgagcatgttGTTGCCAAGGCGACTGAGTGGAACACCTacggcaggaggccttgagattgtcATTCTACGTTTTTTTTTGCCGTTTTAGTCCAATGTGGTTTTATGCTCATTTAAGccttattttgcttgtaatttctctAAGTCCTGCTACATTATCGAaactcttttttatatatatatatacatatgtgatcattcatctttattcctctatgttagaggtccttttgagcccacacaATGGGGTTCGATATGTTCTCCTTTTTACTTAttaggcttgaggtcctttgaaacccatgcgaaggggttcaataggtccctctttggtgcctcttgattgtacctataaggatatattgaacccttgggttctagttatccttttatatatttttgggcgCACTTATTatcttttgcgagaagcgtccttctcatcgttattcatagtactatttttgcaagggtctctttcaagaccctttttggctagacgacttggtggccgTTCTaagcttattggtgggtgcttctCCTGAGGCACTTCCTCTTGTGGAAGCATTTACTCTTATTAGGATGCTTTTCTTGCAAGACAttttgacctccttgatgttcataagggtagctaatccttgtgaactcaagcgatGCCTTACAAGGTCTTCCTCTTTATTCGTAAGGGGatccttttaggatccttctgGTAAGGAGTCTTTTTCAGATATAAAGGTCTCGTTTTGGACCCTTTTTTGacataaggggtccttttaggatcctccttatATAAGGGGTCCTGTTAGGACATAAGTgaaacgccctggttaccccagaacaattacggtgaaccggaaatttgactcgctacccgagtcctttggttaaaacgtgcatctaggtgttattaacaggctaaggtggaaaatcaagaaaaaggaaaggatatattttattaaatacataaaactgttcatgggcccataaaatcttttacaagttatttacaactcagaaAGGTCgtcactgtttcaaatttacaaacccgccgacctaagcggcaaaaatagggtaaaccccctagttcctctgagaactccttggccgtggtggtcaagcggccgcatatgtacacatcaccacctaagctctccagtcaaggctgggtgagcttttctttccctttacctgcaccacatagcacctatgagccaaagctcaacaagaaaacacggTAATGCATAAATATATCAACAACTGATTATAATTATAaaggtttatacctttttggaccctgtgttttgacaaattactttttggaccctatgttttataaaatggttaaaatagaaacctaaacccgattttggtcaatgttttttcaactaaaatcacaaataatttaccaaactaacaattcagaacaaaaataaaaccattatgcttaaaaactgtgttattatattaaatttgttctttatcaaaattgagtttagggttctattttaactattttacaaaacatagggtccaaaaattaatttgtcaaaacacagggtccaaacaggtaatgggaaaaaacacaaggtccaaaatggTATAAACCctaattataatcacacagagcttatagctcttaaacagatgagtgattcaacacttgaggttctgataagccataatgagtgactgacaagcaagtcactaatttaaacagatgagtgactgctggataagccactagccttaacagatgagtgactactgggtaagtcactagcttaaacagatgaaagACTGATGGTAAGTCTCTTACtcaacagatgagtgactgatgggtaagtcacacaagcgcttatagtattcatcaaacttgaggtcggtccggcattaatgctctttgagtcatctaatgcagatatcgattagatctaatttttattggcttgcgttaaacacgctaaggccgtcctgacttatgagtcagcactgtgtgaccagtgcccagtaccactgtcgaacttgactgataagtcccaacttcacagttgatactgacacctttgccaattcagactaattagtcagtaccatgcacaagtgagcaagatttgctaagaattcaataatcaacccatgtccacatttacacaatcaacatgcctcatgaacaaccatgcatgtcacacatggggtgtagttttcttacctctggttcgagcgagaattaatacaagaacgacctgtctttttgtcccttagcggttacctggtcataaccaattataggattccatcaacaaaatgaataacaaaggttcccaaagcaaaacctagcctccgagacatcgaatcctactaaaccgggtagtaggatcgatcccgaggcctaaggctagaatccccgagccaaaaactcatttctggccaaaatgccactaagggccgcgaccctccctagccatgccgcggcccgccccttaaACAGAGGCGACCTCCTTCAGTACCCATCATGAGCcacggccctccctggccatgccgcggcccaacctacaCTTCAGCCAAAACTCTGGTTTTTCCTCCCTAACgattttccttgaaaccaacccttcaaaccaaaccaaaacaccacccaaacatccaatacaacccctaaacttgatctacatCACAccatcatcaaaacccaaattaaacaccaaccaaaacttccattaattccaacttcccacatcaaaaccataagccgaaaactaaaactaaaacagagcaaaccagggaactagtggctagaaacttacctcaaactcaggttgtgatgctcttcaatgatagaacactctcccaaactcccaaggtttacttcccaagcttgaatcctcaacaatggctcaaaaatcacaaaggaaatgGAGGAGAAAGAGGTACAGGAAAGCTTCAAGaacttactctgtttttcctcttcttcaCAGCCTAAGATAGTTTAtaccaatcctaggggtgaaaagaccattatacccctaggtcaattaagggtttctataggctcccaagggcaaaattggtgtttcccacctatctcgttaatcataattaacgctctccaattcccgctattctcgataatctcaaacactaataatttgtatcccgttaccctttaattcccggtaacgctctaatcattaaaatcaccccgagactcatcctgagccccaaacttaaacatGTTATGACTAgatcgctaatcaatattccaatatcgtctcatgccgaatagctcgaacaaactcacattataatgtggtctcaacaatataccaccgacatgcatacaaatatacaattatgccctcaatgggccaaattaccaagacacccctgtaattagaatgtggacccacatgcatgcatttaacatcatattataatataattcacatatacatgcatttatcaagtaatggcataattaaacaattatggcccttccggcctactaatccagccattaaaccgcattaaggatttcagggcattacaataagggTCTCGTTTGGGACCCATTTTTGACATAAGGGGTTCTTTTATGATATAAGGGTCTCGTTTGGGACCCTTTTTTTTTTACCCCCTATATACTCATATACTTttcccccaagtgtttggtaagatTTATCTCGACATGCACTTTGATTATTCTATTCATGCATTTTGATAATCATTTTGCTTAAACAAGAAACTTCACTACATACTACTTAAtgtcacaacatattcattgaAAATAGGCGAAGTACATGGCAACTTAGTGTGACTTGTTCTTGCTACATATTAAGGAGTTCAAACCAAACTTACAACTATTACATTCAACTTGCATGTTAGACATGTTACATTCTTAATAGTTCTTGATTCAATCAAATATTCCTTACTTTATTTTCATCCCAAATTGTGTAGCTTTCAGTTATTGCAATTTTCAGCTTATTAATCCCTGAggatatgataaaaaaaatactcACTAGTATATTACTTGCTAGGagttgtgtatacttgcacacaTATCAAATTTCGCAACAGGGATATTGATTAAATTAAAGTCCATGGTACcaaaatatatatgattttaaattATAGAATATCAAattagcattattgaaaacatataACACTAAGTTtgtgtttcaataaaacacaaagtactaaattaataattaccCAAGAAGAAAAAATCTTTATATAATAATGAtcaaaaaagataaaataaattagAACTTCTACTAATCTTATATTTTTAGTGTTTAaaatgattttattgattttttttaccttatatattatgtgtattttttttagGGATTGTATATTCGAAGAGTTAGTGggaagatttttttttctttcaacctcCACCACGTGTGGAAACTATCTATAGATCTTTGATAATCACCATCTAATTGTCTCTTAGACTAATAAAAGTCTTGGTTTTGCAACATTTAGaagaaaatgttttttttttctttttatatattgacaatctttgttaaaaataaaaaaaggagAAACCAGTTTGACTTTAGGTGAAAATAAAAGACTTATTAACCTTTATCCATGACGTGGCATcgtgtctctctctctctccatgcaaattaaaaaataaatatagttaATTACATCTTTAATTATGctttaaatgaaattgtaaattatattacttaataaagttaataaataaaaataatatcatTACGCTAAATTGTCTCTTAAACTTCATGTAACCTCGTAAGACGAAactgttaaaataaaaaattaaaaaaaaaaaatttgtaacatacaAAGAGATTCTCTCAAAATGCCAAGTGTCCAATAACGAGTGGTTTGAAAAGTCTTCCTAAAACTGCCACGTAGACCAAGTCTACAAAATATCAGTGGACTCGGCCGCACAGGAAATTTTCTAAGAATACCATCGGCCCACTAATTGCTTTTGATTCTTAAAGCCAAGCCAGACAACCACGCCCAGTTGTCTCGAGCCCAGTCAATAGACCGCGTTGGGACCCACCTCAAATCCATTTGCAATGTTAAATGTCGGTAATACCCCCACTCCACCGAACCTTAACAGCCAAGTAATAGAAGGGTATTTAGGTAACATAGAAAACGTTAATAAATGGAAAGAAAGGAGACAAAGCCCATAAAACGGCTCTCTTTCCTTCTGTTTGGTTTGACAACTGCCACCCAATACCAGAGAGGCACCCATAATACCTTATTATTAGCTCCGCTCTTTCGattcctattattattattattattaaaaaaaaactatttttagttcatttttcatatatttatttattattttgggGAATGATCttttgagagtttagagagagagagagagagtgtgtctGTAGAAGACGAAGGAGAAGAGAGAGATAGAGATTGAAGCTTTAGAGGAGGAGGTTTCGTTTCGGAGATCGGAGAAGTTTGATCTGAGTTGTGAGATCTGAGAATCGTTTTTTTTTTCCGTTTTCTTATTCGGGTTTTGGCTTTGAGAGTGATCTGGTGGTGTTTGATCGGTGAAATTTTAATTGAAAGCGAGAATGTGGTGGATGATGGGTGAAGGTGGAGGACATTACTGCTCTAAGAAGACTGATGATATCTGTGCTGATGTTTGTGGCCAGGTTTGTATTCTTCTCtctttctattatatatatatatatagatataatgGTATATGTTGAGATTATTGAACTGTGATTATTAGAAGCTGTTGATTAATTTGATCTGGGAATTTTGAGGCGTAGATAATGTGGCAATAAGGTTGCTTTAAGAATAATACGCTTGGATCTCTGGAATTTTCTGTTGAATTAGATACCGTTATATTGCGATCCAGgagttttttcttctttcttctcataACCCAATCAATAATCACCACTTCCGTTGTCTTTTCCTGTTTTTACGTCGTATTACCTGTATTTGTTGTTTGGGCAATTAACCGGAACATTAGAAATTTCAGAATATTAAGAAAAAGGAAGCCTTTTCGTTTGGTTTGGGATATTGTCGTTTATGGgctactatttatttatttttattatagttAGTGAACTTGTCAAAGTTAACCTGGTTATGGGAAGAAGATGTCAAGTAACTCAATTTACGTGTTCTGgttaatgtaaatattttttgATTTGTGGAATTTTGATTGCTTGATGGTTTGTTCTGACATATTTGAAATCTTTTTTATTTTGCAGGAATCAAGCAAAGTGTTGAGCATGTCAAGAGTTCGCTGCATTCTCCGTGGTTTGGATGTGAAAACTCTTatctttctctttgcccttatcCCAACTTGCATCTTTTTCATCTATGTTCACGGACAGAAGATCTCATACTTCTTGCGGCCACTGTGGGAATCACCGCCTAAACCTTTTCATGATATGCCGCACTATTATCATGAGAATGTGTCAATGGAACATCTTTGTAAACTTCATGGTTGGGGAGTGAGGGAGTACCCGAGGCGTGTTTATGATGCTGTGTTATTTAGTAATGAGCTTGACATCCTGACCATTCGCTGGAAAGAGTTGTATCCCTATATCACTCAGTTTGTTCTCCTCGAGTCAAATTCAACGTTTACTGGTTTTCCAAAGCCTCTGGTCTTTGCCAGTCATCGTGATCAGTTCAAATTTGTTGAGCCAAGGCTGACCTATGGCACTGTTGGAGGACGGTTCAAGAGAAAAGAAAATCCATTTGTTGAAGAAGCTTATCAACGAGTGGCACTGGATCAACTTCTCAGAATAGCAGGTATTTCAGATGATGACTTGCTGATAATGTCTGATGTTGATGAGATTCCGAGCAAGCACACTATTAATCTGCTGAGATGGTGTGATGATATACCTCAAGTCCTTCATCTTCGGCTGAAGAATTATCTTTATTCGTTCGAGTTCCTTCTGGATAATAacagttggagagcttcggtgcaTAGGTATCAAACTGGAAAGACAAGGTATGCCCATTACCGTCAGACAGACGATATTTTAGCAGATGCAGGGTGGCATTGTAGCTTTTGCTTCCGTCATATTAGCGAGTTCATATTTAAGATGAAAGCATACAGCCATTTTGATAGAGTTCGATTTACCCATTTTTTACATCCCGAGAGAGTTCAGAATGTAATCTGCAAGGGGGCTGATCTGTTTGATATGCTACCAGAAGAGTACACCTTCAAGGATATCATTGGGAAAATGGGACCTATTCCTCATTCCTTCTCAGCTGTTCATCTTCCAGCATATCTATTGGAGAATGCAGAAAAGTATAAATTCCTTTTGCCTGGGAATTGCATGAGAGAGAGTGGCTGATCCTTCTTCTAGTCGTAGAGTTTTGTTGATGTCTGTTTCTGTAAAGGTTAGTTCAACTTGCAGCGGCTTGTGTGACTCTTCATGAAGGTTTCACCTGACAATCGATGACTGGTGCGTCACTGACACGGCTCTGCCAATCGATTTGTTCAGCAAAATTTATTATCATTCTTTGGGAAATGTTTTGGGGATAGAACAAATTCATGAGTTCTTAGGGTGCGGTTGTTGTTGTACATAATTTTTTTAAGGAGTTGTATCTTAACTTATTGTGTGAAATGTCTGCTCCCGGAGTCTTGGGTAGATTATAGTGCTAGGGTGTTTACTTTAGCTCTGCGTTGGCATGATTCCCATTATATGTATACCCACAAAAGAGCATGACTATTCACTATGCTGCTTCCCTTTGTTGGGAAATTTTGTATCAGACAAATTTATCCATATATATATTCCTTTGGTTATTTGTTAttgaaactgttttttttttatgtttaattacTCTACATATTGGATGATCATATGTTAAAGCCCTGAAGGTTCCCTGTTAAGTCTCTGGCTTACAAATGTGTGTTATataactttgttcttcatttttgcTACCATATGATATGATGCTTCCTGTAAGATCTAGTTTTAGGAACTACAGAAATTTAATGCCTTTTGTCACTTCAAATTTAACATAATTGTCTTGAGTACTATTCCTCAGCCATGCTGAGTTATTTAACTGCCTAGAAAGTTGTCTTTATGGTAAATACTAAAACTAAATCCCCTCTATGCTTCCCATATTCATTTTTCTCCACCAACCAGGCTGATTTCATGGCATGTTTTTTGGTCTATCTCTGGCTACAATACTACTATTATATAAGctgattctctctctctctctctcatatatGAGAAAACAAAGATAATCCCTTCCCTATATTATcgtaagataaaaaaaaaaagaactaaatTGGACCATAGCCAATATATAAGCTCTAAACAGTtggaataaataataaattttggtGGGGATGGCCATGTGTAACAACGTGAAGAGAACTATATTATAATGTGAAAGACTAGTTGTGTGGTGGTTGAGAATTTGATGCCTCTGGACAATAAACAAATTCAGAGAAAGGTTCCCTCTGATGCTCTTATCTCCTGATAAATTACTTGTGTCGTTTGTGTTTTTAATGGAATGGGCATAAACTGAAGCTGCGTTTCTTATTAATTTTCTATAACAATTTGATGATATAATTTATAACTTATGATTCGCTTTCCACCagaaaaacaagaacaaaaaacacCCTCCGTCTAATATGAgacataatatttttttgtttgtctAATCAAGTAATTATCTTAGCAAATGACATTTAAGTTAGATACTTGGTATATCAATTATCAAAAGTAGAGAATAAAGTTAGCGTTACAAATGGCAAAGCACGGTCCAAAATTTCATATAATTTCTAAGATGCATCTTATCTAGATACCCTCAGAAACCTTATAAAATGGAACCTTGGCAAAGAACAAAGAGCCATAAGCCAAGTTTCTTAGCTAGTAAGAAGTATAAGCAAGAAAAAAACTAAGTAACATAACATGAAACGTGGCTATGGATACCAACATCACCAGAACTCCTA
It includes:
- the LOC133822193 gene encoding uncharacterized protein LOC133822193, with amino-acid sequence MWWMMGEGGGHYCSKKTDDICADVCGQESSKVLSMSRVRCILRGLDVKTLIFLFALIPTCIFFIYVHGQKISYFLRPLWESPPKPFHDMPHYYHENVSMEHLCKLHGWGVREYPRRVYDAVLFSNELDILTIRWKELYPYITQFVLLESNSTFTGFPKPLVFASHRDQFKFVEPRLTYGTVGGRFKRKENPFVEEAYQRVALDQLLRIAGISDDDLLIMSDVDEIPSKHTINLLRWCDDIPQVLHLRLKNYLYSFEFLLDNNSWRASVHRYQTGKTRYAHYRQTDDILADAGWHCSFCFRHISEFIFKMKAYSHFDRVRFTHFLHPERVQNVICKGADLFDMLPEEYTFKDIIGKMGPIPHSFSAVHLPAYLLENAEKYKFLLPGNCMRESG